In a single window of the Nitrospirota bacterium genome:
- a CDS encoding sigma-54-dependent Fis family transcriptional regulator, which yields MEIDSHAKILVVEDDQAMQETCRQALGKVGYETVGATSPREAEPILLKEDIDLVVTDLKMPHGGGQEVLRTARKISPHLPVILITAYPSVQSAVDMFKRGLADYLTKPFTVDQLRQSVRAALQTGHARDRSELLRQVGPSDWEAPGLVGASARARALLAEIRRVAAAEAHVLVSGEAGAGREAVARAIHRFSARSVGPFVVLHCASIEDFPAAESRKGGWAGALEQASRGSLFLDEVGDLPREFQPKLLGLGVARGGKIAGSTDARVLAATFKDLREEVRAGRFREDAYYHLAGLDIHVPPLRERLEDVPAIAVAILDRMPGRGESPEIAGFAEEALERLSTYAWPGNLRELENTIRKAVARAEGPLIKAEDLDLGGSLSAASKKGATEKASPRDLAVGEYERKYITSALSDHDGNISHTAIALGVHRTTLQRLMKKHGITGSGR from the coding sequence ATGGAAATCGATTCCCACGCGAAGATCCTCGTCGTCGAAGACGATCAAGCCATGCAGGAAACTTGCCGCCAGGCCCTCGGGAAGGTCGGTTACGAGACGGTCGGGGCGACGTCCCCCAGAGAGGCGGAGCCGATTCTGCTCAAGGAAGACATCGATCTCGTGGTGACGGACCTGAAGATGCCTCATGGAGGCGGCCAAGAGGTTCTCCGCACCGCCCGGAAGATTTCACCGCACCTTCCCGTCATCCTCATTACCGCCTATCCTTCCGTCCAATCCGCCGTGGACATGTTCAAGCGCGGCCTGGCGGACTACCTCACCAAGCCGTTTACCGTGGACCAACTCCGGCAATCGGTCCGCGCGGCGTTGCAAACCGGCCACGCGAGGGATCGATCGGAGTTGCTGCGGCAAGTCGGCCCGTCGGATTGGGAGGCGCCGGGGCTCGTGGGCGCCTCCGCGAGGGCGCGGGCTCTGCTCGCAGAAATCCGCCGCGTTGCAGCGGCGGAAGCGCACGTTCTTGTTTCAGGTGAAGCAGGCGCGGGACGAGAGGCTGTCGCGCGCGCCATCCACCGCTTCTCGGCCCGATCCGTGGGACCCTTTGTCGTGCTTCACTGCGCCTCGATCGAGGATTTTCCGGCGGCGGAGAGTCGGAAGGGCGGATGGGCGGGGGCCTTGGAGCAGGCATCGAGAGGCAGCCTCTTCCTGGATGAGGTGGGCGATCTACCTCGCGAGTTCCAGCCGAAACTGCTCGGCCTGGGTGTGGCGCGCGGAGGGAAGATCGCCGGGTCCACCGATGCGAGGGTTCTGGCCGCAACGTTCAAGGATCTACGCGAGGAAGTGCGGGCAGGCCGATTCAGGGAGGATGCCTACTATCATCTCGCCGGACTCGACATCCATGTCCCGCCGCTTCGCGAACGTCTTGAAGACGTGCCCGCCATTGCCGTCGCGATTCTCGATCGAATGCCCGGCAGGGGGGAATCGCCCGAGATCGCCGGATTCGCGGAGGAGGCATTGGAACGGCTCTCGACGTATGCGTGGCCCGGCAACCTGCGGGAACTGGAGAACACGATCCGCAAGGCGGTGGCCCGAGCCGAAGGGCCGCTGATCAAGGCGGAGGATCTTGATCTGGGTGGATCGCTTTCCGCTGCCTCCAAGAAGGGCGCAACCGAGAAAGCCTCTCCCCGCGACCTGGCCGTCGGCGAATACGAAAGGAAATACA